The DNA segment GAGTACCAGAATTAGTCAGGTCTGTAGTAGGTGAAGCAGACCAATTCCCGGCGGAAAATCGCCGTGCTTTAGGACGGGGATTAACTGAGGCTAACCGTTATGTGGCTCAATATCTGGCCACTGTCATTCAACAGGGAGACTTCAACACTTATCTACCCGCAGAAAAATTGGCAAGTTTACTCAATGGAATGATCTTAGGCTATGCGGTGATCGAATTTACCAGCGAATTTCATCAATTATGGGAAAGTCGGGATGATTTTCTGGAAAATTTGGTGGAATTATTTCTGCATGGGGCGATGACAGCAACAACCCATATAGAAAGAAAGGTGATTCCTAAAGAAGTAGCCGATTTACCGCCTGCATTAGTTCACGAAATTCTCCGACAGGCGAGAAAGTCGGGAGTACAAGATTATGCAATAGCATACGTTTTATTCGCGGCTGGCTTATCCGCCACAGAAATAGTTAATTTACAACGCAATCACCAAATCTATGACTCTCACGGGCATTTTCTACAAATTACTATCCCCGGAGTTGTCCGCCAAGTTCCTGTTAATCAGTGGATTTTGGGTAAACGCTATGGTTCCTACATGGATAATCCATTAACTAAATGGCTGAAAAGTCGTAAAGATAATTATGCTGCCATGTTTATTAATACGGTAGGTGAGCCAATAACTGAATCCGAGGTTTTGGAATATTGGCAAGCATGGACTCAAGCATTATTAACCCCCCAAGGACAAATACCAGAAATCGACCAAGCACAGCATACCTGGCGTGTAGAAATGTTAATGCGAGGAATGAGCTTAGAAAATTTAAGCATTATTACAGCTTGCGATCGCACTCAGTTACAACCTTACGCTCACAGAGCTAAGGAAAAAGCTGCTCTTGAGCAAGCAACTCGTTTAGATCAAAAACCATGCTAGAGGATGGGGAGAAGTAATTTTTGTTACTTTGTTAATAGTGATCGCCTGTTG comes from the Nostoc sp. PCC 7120 = FACHB-418 genome and includes:
- a CDS encoding TetR/AcrR family transcriptional regulator, whose product is MVSPPLSTRQRLIQAALELFTAQGVSGTTTRQIAEKAAVNEVTLFRNFGNKHGLLLAVLEESAAFTNLGESLVQRATPPGDVYQALKDYASDSLHALERVPELVRSVVGEADQFPAENRRALGRGLTEANRYVAQYLATVIQQGDFNTYLPAEKLASLLNGMILGYAVIEFTSEFHQLWESRDDFLENLVELFLHGAMTATTHIERKVIPKEVADLPPALVHEILRQARKSGVQDYAIAYVLFAAGLSATEIVNLQRNHQIYDSHGHFLQITIPGVVRQVPVNQWILGKRYGSYMDNPLTKWLKSRKDNYAAMFINTVGEPITESEVLEYWQAWTQALLTPQGQIPEIDQAQHTWRVEMLMRGMSLENLSIITACDRTQLQPYAHRAKEKAALEQATRLDQKPC